Genomic window (Oikeobacillus pervagus):
GATTCTTTACTACATTGTCTTTAACCGGAATTTGTGCGGCCATACCGCCGATCGCTGGTGCCTTGCGACGATGACATGTTTGAATCGTTAACAATGAATACGCTCTCATGAAAGAAGAAGTCATTGTTAGATTTGATCGATCCGGCAAAATCATATCCTGGTGATTTCTGAATTTTTTGATATAACTAAATAGATAGTCCCAACGTCCGCAGTTTAATCCCGCAGAATGTTCCTTCAATTCATAAAGGATTTCGTCCATTTCAAAAGCCGCAACAATAGATTCTATTAACACAGTTGCTTTGACGGTTCCCCTTGGAATGCCAACATACTTTTGGGCGAAAACGAAAACGTCATTCCATAGCCTAGCTTCTAAATAGGTCTCAAGCTTAGGTAAATAGAAATAAGGACCGCTTCCATTTTCCACTGTACGCCTAGCATTATGGAAGAAGAATAAACCAAAGTCTAATAAGCTTGCCGAAACCGGCTCACCATCTAGTAATATATTCTTTTCTTCTAAATGCCAACCGCGTGGACGTACCATTAATGTAGGAATTTGATCATGAAGTTGGTGTACTTTTCTATTTGGGTCTTTAAATGAAATTGTACGATTTACAGCATCTCGTAAGTTAAATTGACCCTCTATGATATTTTCCCAAGTAGGAGAAGTTGTATCTTCAAAACATGCCACGAAACACTTCGCCCCTGAGTTCAATGCATTGATCACTATTTTTCTCTCAACGGGACCAATAATTTCAACACAACGATCTTGTAAATCTGCTGGCATTGGTGCAATCTTCCAGTCACAGTCTCGAATATGTTTGGTTTCTTCTAGGAAAGTAGGCATTAGTCCGTTATCAAGATCTCGCTGTCTTTCCCGTCTTTTCTGTAACAGGTTCCTTCTCCTATCACCAAAACGTCTCTCCAGCTGTTCAATGAATTGTAATGTCTGAGGTGTTAATATTTCTTCATACCTAGGATGCATGGGGCCAACAATTTGTATGCCTGCTGTTTGAGTAGTCATCGTAAATTTCACCCCCTTTGTTATATCACAGTCAATCACCTTTGATTGTATTATATAACAGGATTCAGAAAAATGGAACCTTAATTTTCTAATAATTTTTAATT
Coding sequences:
- the aceB gene encoding malate synthase A, producing MTTQTAGIQIVGPMHPRYEEILTPQTLQFIEQLERRFGDRRRNLLQKRRERQRDLDNGLMPTFLEETKHIRDCDWKIAPMPADLQDRCVEIIGPVERKIVINALNSGAKCFVACFEDTTSPTWENIIEGQFNLRDAVNRTISFKDPNRKVHQLHDQIPTLMVRPRGWHLEEKNILLDGEPVSASLLDFGLFFFHNARRTVENGSGPYFYLPKLETYLEARLWNDVFVFAQKYVGIPRGTVKATVLIESIVAAFEMDEILYELKEHSAGLNCGRWDYLFSYIKKFRNHQDMILPDRSNLTMTSSFMRAYSLLTIQTCHRRKAPAIGGMAAQIPVKDNVVKNQQAFEQIRADKEREARDGYDGTWVVHPSLVPVAMEVFNREMPEANQIETKKLENVHVSETDLLALPEGKITENGVRLNIYVGIQYIASWLCGHGAVPLYGLMEDTATAEISRAQLWQWIRHQKGVLHDGRKVTRQMYNQIKQEELQRIKQDIGEEAFASGRFHEATQLFDQLILNDAFEEFLTIPGYKIL